The following are encoded in a window of Lacinutrix sp. WUR7 genomic DNA:
- a CDS encoding polysaccharide lyase family 7 protein — protein sequence MRIKLKLIALFVFASVLNANCQSNKAVTETKVESKKKKKKKKKKYKLPEIDLTHWSLTIPEGENEKAKSFKGKDVVVNYATNEEIKPYMYNDSTKGALVFYAYPSKATTANTKFSRSELREQMIPGNNDVNWTFKQGGYMKGTLAIDEVTKDNEGKYHRVIIMQIHGRLTDKQRDLIGQKDNNAPPMLKIYWDKGKVRVKTKVLKNLNATEEEMLHEDAWGDDDGFNFEQEVGFKKFTLEVEVSDGKMVIILNKNEYKVYENIHMKKWGIFENYFKAGNYFQSRDQGAFAKVRYYKLEVTH from the coding sequence ATGCGTATAAAACTTAAACTCATAGCATTATTTGTATTTGCTTCAGTCTTAAATGCTAACTGCCAATCTAATAAGGCAGTTACAGAAACCAAAGTGGAATCTAAAAAAAAGAAGAAGAAAAAAAAGAAAAAATACAAACTTCCAGAAATAGATTTAACCCATTGGTCTTTAACAATTCCGGAAGGAGAAAATGAAAAAGCAAAAAGTTTTAAAGGAAAAGACGTTGTTGTTAATTATGCAACAAACGAAGAAATAAAACCTTATATGTACAATGACTCTACAAAAGGAGCATTAGTATTTTATGCTTATCCTAGTAAAGCAACAACAGCTAATACCAAATTTTCAAGATCAGAGCTCAGAGAACAAATGATTCCTGGAAATAATGATGTTAACTGGACCTTTAAACAAGGTGGCTATATGAAAGGTACATTGGCAATAGATGAGGTAACCAAAGATAATGAAGGTAAATACCATAGAGTAATTATCATGCAAATACATGGAAGACTTACTGACAAGCAAAGAGATTTAATTGGTCAAAAGGATAATAATGCACCTCCAATGTTAAAAATATATTGGGATAAAGGTAAAGTTAGAGTAAAAACGAAAGTACTTAAAAATTTAAACGCTACCGAAGAAGAAATGCTACATGAAGATGCTTGGGGAGATGATGATGGTTTTAATTTTGAACAAGAAGTAGGATTTAAAAAATTCACTCTAGAAGTAGAAGTATCGGATGGAAAAATGGTTATCATTTTAAACAAAAACGAATACAAAGTATATGAAAATATACACATGAAAAAATGGGGAATATTTGAAAACTATTTTAAAGCAGGAAACTATTTTCAAAGTAGAGACCAAGGTGCTTTTGCAAAAGTTAGATATTACAAATTAGAAGTCACACATTAA
- a CDS encoding PKD domain-containing protein translates to MKKQLKNSFLAILAITTISLFNSCDDFEQFEPIGANSIEDATPPNADFTAIQGFGDSWNVYTFANASTSATNYSWDFGDGNMHIYTEADDNIDAENSYPGEGTYTVTLTASDALGVSDTYTIDIVIVEPQLPDVDIPVILEGGFDNGDSGDAPTNIDSRTPWKNSNLGGTIQITSSNGYYVGNYGGKLPDSADRIGYQEVSTFTPNTDYVLTFKYRMKNDVDAENGLLNVLMMIPTNDPTEVTANTIASVTYSEDVAGTSELLSGTLSFNSGANTSLAIYFYNELDEAYIDALYIDAE, encoded by the coding sequence ATGAAAAAACAATTAAAAAATAGTTTTTTGGCTATACTAGCAATCACAACTATAAGCCTGTTTAATAGCTGTGATGATTTCGAACAATTTGAGCCTATTGGAGCAAATTCTATTGAAGATGCCACACCCCCAAATGCTGATTTCACAGCAATTCAAGGGTTTGGAGACTCTTGGAATGTTTACACTTTTGCCAATGCTTCTACAAGTGCAACTAATTACTCTTGGGATTTTGGTGATGGAAACATGCACATATATACAGAAGCAGATGATAATATTGATGCTGAAAACAGCTATCCAGGTGAAGGAACATACACCGTTACTTTAACCGCTTCAGATGCATTAGGAGTTTCAGACACATATACTATAGATATTGTGATTGTTGAACCTCAATTACCAGATGTAGATATTCCTGTAATTCTTGAAGGAGGATTTGATAATGGAGATAGTGGGGATGCACCAACAAATATCGACAGTAGAACACCATGGAAAAATTCAAATTTAGGTGGTACTATTCAAATAACCTCATCTAATGGATATTACGTAGGAAATTACGGAGGAAAGTTACCAGATTCAGCAGATAGAATTGGCTATCAAGAAGTTTCAACCTTTACTCCAAATACAGATTACGTTTTAACATTTAAATATAGAATGAAAAATGATGTAGATGCAGAAAATGGACTTCTTAATGTTTTAATGATGATTCCAACTAATGACCCAACTGAGGTTACTGCTAATACTATTGCATCTGTAACTTATTCTGAAGATGTTGCAGGAACATCTGAATTATTATCTGGAACACTATCCTTTAATTCAGGAGCAAATACTTCATTAGCAATTTATTTTTATAATGAATTAGATGAAGCTTATATCGATGCTTTATATATAGATGCTGAATAA
- a CDS encoding RagB/SusD family nutrient uptake outer membrane protein: MKNITKHITKLNLIIVALTLFSCGDDFLSPTPTSVLYNETYFESEADLESALVNMYDGIQGVNSTSSNDNHALQVEFYITEMRSDNTRTKSSEGEAAQFENFTIQATNGIVDDYYRSYYNVIFRANTVLAHLDIATDANRAKIEGEAKFVRAYAYFNLVRLYGDIPLIDKIIEITDPDYKTLAFTRVAKATVYELIESDLLAAIDGLDNAYKTRGSKAAAQALLAKMYLTLNTNYLQAQLLCEAVMGSGFMLEPNFKDVFFSELNNEIIFAIGYQSDGEDSQNFSAEWLNAVGRTSGVNYTTADVRDALDNLGGNRTPYSYRQDSEQPTQFQVVKYLPEEDTTLGIPETATDRTKAGNDWIILRYADVLLMHVEAIMAGNNSTSVQAALDSFELVRLRAGLLGDDDNDITKQELLDERRVELAFENHRLFDLIRFNEAQTVLSAFSAVTAGSYSASDLLLPIPQREINLSNGLLSQNPGY; the protein is encoded by the coding sequence ATGAAAAACATAACAAAACACATTACAAAGCTTAATTTAATAATTGTTGCGCTAACATTATTTTCTTGTGGCGATGATTTTTTAAGCCCGACCCCTACTTCCGTTCTTTATAATGAAACTTATTTTGAATCCGAAGCAGATTTAGAATCCGCACTTGTTAACATGTACGATGGGATACAAGGTGTAAACTCAACAAGCTCAAATGATAATCACGCTTTGCAAGTAGAGTTTTATATTACAGAAATGCGTAGTGATAATACTCGAACCAAAAGTAGTGAGGGTGAAGCTGCTCAATTTGAGAACTTTACTATACAAGCAACAAATGGAATTGTCGATGATTATTACAGAAGTTATTACAATGTAATATTTAGAGCAAATACCGTTTTAGCACATTTAGATATTGCAACAGATGCAAACCGTGCAAAAATTGAAGGAGAAGCAAAATTTGTTCGTGCTTATGCATATTTTAATCTAGTACGTTTATACGGAGACATTCCTTTGATAGACAAAATTATTGAGATTACAGATCCAGATTACAAAACATTAGCATTTACAAGAGTAGCAAAAGCTACTGTTTACGAATTAATTGAAAGTGATTTATTAGCTGCAATTGATGGTTTAGACAATGCTTATAAAACAAGAGGATCAAAAGCTGCAGCACAAGCTTTACTAGCTAAAATGTATTTAACTCTTAACACAAATTATTTACAAGCACAACTTTTATGTGAAGCAGTTATGGGAAGCGGTTTTATGTTAGAACCTAACTTTAAAGATGTGTTTTTCTCAGAGTTAAACAATGAAATTATATTTGCTATTGGTTACCAAAGTGATGGAGAAGATAGTCAAAACTTCTCTGCAGAATGGTTAAATGCTGTTGGTAGAACCAGTGGTGTAAACTATACTACAGCAGATGTAAGAGATGCATTAGACAATTTAGGAGGAAATAGAACACCATATTCTTACCGTCAAGATTCTGAACAACCAACACAATTTCAAGTTGTAAAATATTTACCAGAAGAAGATACTACATTAGGTATACCTGAAACAGCGACAGATAGAACAAAAGCTGGAAATGACTGGATTATTTTACGTTATGCAGATGTACTTTTAATGCATGTGGAAGCTATTATGGCTGGAAACAATAGTACTTCTGTACAAGCTGCATTAGATTCTTTCGAGCTTGTAAGGTTAAGAGCAGGTTTACTAGGCGATGATGATAATGATATTACCAAACAAGAATTACTAGATGAAAGACGTGTAGAATTAGCCTTCGAAAACCATAGATTATTCGATTTAATTCGTTTTAACGAAGCACAGACTGTATTATCAGCATTTTCTGCTGTTACCGCTGGAAGCTATAGTGCATCCGATCTTTTATTACCTATACCACAAAGAGAAATTAACTTAAGTAACGGTTTGTTATCACAAAACCCAGGTTACTAA
- a CDS encoding TonB-dependent receptor — translation MNLKAKSALFAILFMCISAFAQEKLTVKGLVVDANDNMPLPSVNVIIVGTSTGTSTDFDGNYQLQVKKGDVIQFSYIGYISQTVIIENQNTIDMSLAADANNLDEVVVIGYGTQKKSHLTGSISKVVNEDLDQIAVSRVDDALVGQVSGVNIQATEGEAGSAPTITIRGAGSITGNSTPLIVVDGLVVDSDYLGSLDMNDVKSFEVLKDAASSSIYGSRGANGIIMITTKDGKEGETKFSYNTFTGFKEAKHSDAYTFTVKETAEKEFAATGMLSDKTKYKQLLGDNTNWQDVIFDGGVITSHSFAARGGSKRTNFSTAINYVHDEGVLLTDDYKKYAVKLKVNTQLTDKLSFGVNLSPSITNRRRFDGSTHDILRQPSWLPVYVTADNIQYVNRLRDGGKYADVQIGDYAQQRMFDDYDLDGGFPVSSGGTDISNTSNTNPAAKILERDRTDDKFKLFGSIYGKYDITDALSFKATIGGDYQSTKSRRWQGVLSNRNGASAAQLDLFNERKTHMSTDNYFSYDKNFGKHDVSAIAGFAAEQWQYDNDAVSGNGYTSDKLQTISAATTVIAFESEEYENTLMSVFARANYAFDNKYLLSASIRRDGSSRFSENNKYGNFPAFSAGWILSNESFLEESNFVSKLKLRASYGFTGNDVLDTSNNQIDNYPSYSLFETSTGVINGNVTNGYNQLNIANEDLKWERLKEFNPGIDFGFFNNVISGSYDYYERTSDQLLLYNPIPSTTGFTDALVNRGEVRNSGHELELRSRNYSRENFSWNTTLIASKNTNELMDFADSNGQIQSVDSKRAAEWINLEGNPISSFYGWVVDEEIPLEYISNPYHPIGASAQDVYVKDLNGDGKIDDDDKTILGDPYPDLVWSITNDFKVYNFDLSFMFQGSHGAEVRNMADQYIFNHFNSAQDYTAATPNQEFIKEKIFTNSIIQDASYVALRTVNIGYTLPKSLTSKLKIEKLRLYASGQNLLYFTADNYTGFNPESVYHTSGTQLATTYGYQRGGSPINQTISLGLNVQF, via the coding sequence ATGAATTTAAAAGCTAAATCGGCATTATTTGCAATACTCTTTATGTGCATTTCTGCCTTTGCCCAAGAAAAACTAACAGTAAAAGGGCTAGTGGTAGATGCTAATGACAATATGCCTTTACCGAGTGTAAATGTAATTATTGTAGGCACTAGTACAGGAACAAGTACTGATTTTGATGGTAATTACCAACTACAAGTAAAAAAAGGCGATGTTATTCAGTTTTCTTATATTGGTTACATCTCTCAAACAGTAATTATTGAAAATCAAAATACAATCGATATGTCTTTAGCGGCAGACGCTAATAATTTAGATGAGGTTGTAGTAATTGGTTATGGTACACAAAAGAAAAGTCACTTAACTGGATCTATATCTAAAGTAGTAAACGAAGATTTAGATCAAATAGCAGTATCTCGTGTAGATGATGCTTTAGTAGGTCAAGTATCTGGTGTAAACATTCAAGCAACAGAAGGTGAAGCGGGTTCTGCACCAACAATTACCATTCGTGGTGCTGGTTCTATTACAGGTAACTCTACACCTTTAATTGTTGTAGATGGTCTAGTGGTAGACAGTGATTATTTAGGATCTCTAGATATGAATGATGTAAAATCTTTTGAAGTATTAAAAGATGCTGCATCTTCTTCCATTTATGGATCTCGTGGTGCTAACGGTATCATCATGATTACTACAAAAGATGGTAAAGAAGGAGAGACTAAATTTAGTTATAATACTTTCACAGGATTTAAAGAAGCTAAACATAGTGATGCATACACATTCACGGTAAAAGAAACTGCTGAAAAAGAATTTGCTGCTACTGGAATGCTTTCAGATAAAACTAAATACAAGCAACTATTAGGAGATAATACAAACTGGCAAGATGTAATTTTTGATGGTGGTGTTATTACTAGTCACTCTTTCGCTGCTAGAGGTGGAAGCAAGAGAACTAACTTTAGTACAGCTATAAATTATGTACATGATGAAGGTGTATTATTAACAGATGATTACAAAAAATATGCTGTTAAATTAAAAGTAAACACACAATTAACAGATAAATTATCTTTTGGTGTAAACTTATCTCCATCTATAACTAACAGACGTCGTTTTGATGGATCTACACATGACATCTTACGTCAACCATCTTGGTTACCAGTATATGTTACTGCCGATAACATTCAATATGTAAACCGCTTAAGAGATGGTGGGAAATATGCAGATGTGCAAATTGGTGATTATGCACAACAACGTATGTTTGATGATTACGATTTAGATGGTGGATTTCCAGTATCAAGTGGTGGTACAGATATTAGTAACACATCTAATACAAATCCAGCTGCTAAAATATTAGAACGTGACCGTACAGACGATAAGTTTAAACTTTTTGGAAGTATCTATGGTAAATATGATATTACAGATGCATTAAGCTTTAAAGCAACTATTGGTGGTGATTATCAAAGTACAAAAAGCCGTAGATGGCAAGGTGTTTTATCTAATAGAAATGGAGCTTCTGCTGCACAATTGGATTTATTTAATGAAAGAAAAACACATATGTCTACAGACAACTACTTTTCTTATGATAAAAACTTTGGAAAGCATGATGTTTCTGCTATCGCTGGTTTTGCTGCAGAGCAATGGCAATATGATAATGATGCAGTATCTGGAAATGGATATACATCGGATAAATTACAAACTATTTCTGCCGCTACAACGGTAATAGCATTTGAGTCTGAAGAATATGAAAACACATTAATGTCGGTTTTTGCTAGAGCAAATTACGCATTCGATAATAAGTATCTTCTTTCAGCAAGTATTAGACGAGATGGTAGTTCTAGGTTTAGTGAAAATAACAAATACGGAAACTTCCCTGCTTTTTCTGCTGGTTGGATACTTAGTAATGAAAGCTTTTTAGAAGAGAGTAATTTTGTTAGTAAATTAAAATTACGTGCTAGTTACGGTTTCACAGGGAATGATGTTCTAGACACAAGTAACAACCAAATAGATAACTACCCATCATATTCTTTATTTGAAACATCTACTGGAGTTATTAATGGTAACGTTACAAATGGTTATAACCAATTGAATATTGCTAACGAAGATTTAAAATGGGAACGTTTAAAAGAATTTAACCCAGGTATTGACTTTGGTTTCTTTAACAACGTAATTTCTGGTTCTTATGACTATTATGAAAGAACAAGTGACCAGTTATTATTATACAACCCTATCCCTTCTACAACTGGATTTACTGATGCTTTAGTAAATAGAGGAGAAGTTAGAAATAGTGGTCATGAATTAGAGTTACGTTCACGTAACTATTCAAGAGAGAATTTTTCTTGGAACACTACTTTAATAGCTTCTAAAAACACAAACGAATTAATGGATTTTGCTGATTCAAACGGGCAAATTCAAAGTGTTGATTCTAAACGTGCAGCAGAATGGATTAATTTAGAAGGTAACCCTATTTCTTCTTTTTACGGTTGGGTTGTAGATGAAGAAATTCCTTTAGAATATATATCTAATCCATACCATCCAATTGGAGCAAGTGCTCAAGATGTATATGTAAAAGATTTAAATGGTGATGGTAAAATTGATGATGATGATAAAACTATTTTAGGAGATCCATATCCAGATTTAGTTTGGAGTATAACCAATGATTTTAAAGTGTATAACTTTGATTTATCATTCATGTTTCAAGGTAGTCATGGTGCAGAAGTTCGTAATATGGCAGACCAATACATCTTTAATCATTTTAATTCTGCTCAAGATTACACTGCAGCAACACCTAATCAAGAATTTATTAAAGAAAAAATATTTACAAACTCTATCATACAAGATGCATCTTATGTAGCCTTAAGAACTGTAAATATTGGATACACATTACCAAAAAGCTTAACATCTAAATTAAAGATTGAAAAACTTAGACTGTATGCTTCTGGTCAAAATCTACTGTATTTTACTGCAGATAATTATACTGGTTTCAACCCAGAATCTGTTTATCATACATCAGGTACGCAATTAGCTACAACGTATGGGTACCAAAGAGGTGGTTCTCCAATAAACCAAACAATCTCTCTAGGCTTAAATGTTCAATTTTAA
- a CDS encoding cupin domain-containing protein, which produces MKRFSEKYVITKDMEWEVLGGGVSRKFLGYDNQIMMVRVKFDAGALGAPHQHFHTQATYCVSGKFEFEIDGEKQIVEAGDGVYIEPNLLHSAVCLEEGELIDTFSPVREDFLSGDAVSYFSDKA; this is translated from the coding sequence ATGAAAAGATTTAGCGAAAAGTATGTCATCACAAAAGACATGGAATGGGAAGTACTAGGTGGCGGAGTATCTAGAAAATTTTTAGGTTACGATAACCAAATCATGATGGTAAGAGTGAAGTTTGATGCAGGTGCATTAGGTGCTCCACATCAACATTTTCACACACAAGCTACCTATTGTGTTTCTGGGAAATTTGAATTTGAAATTGATGGAGAGAAGCAAATTGTAGAAGCAGGAGATGGTGTGTATATTGAACCTAACTTATTGCATAGCGCTGTTTGCTTAGAAGAAGGAGAGTTAATTGATACTTTTAGTCCAGTGAGAGAAGATTTCTTAAGTGGCGATGCAGTATCTTATTTTTCAGATAAGGCTTAA
- a CDS encoding alginate lyase family protein has translation MKNQFSFYFVLAFVLCLSFSCKKENTSVSNAETTIPSAEAHPNLILTAQGVTDIRAQLGNIPIFDNTLKAVQEEIDAEIALGIETPIPVDYSGGYTHVRHKRNMIVLQKAGVLYQILDDEKYAKYVKDMLMEYEAMYKTLPLHPKTRSYARGKLFWQCLNDANWLVYVSQAYDCIYNYLSEEERNKLETNLFKPFADHISIDSPQFYQRVHNHSTWGNAAVGMIGLVMNDQELIDRALYGIKDLKLNTNEKDDDGGFLNKDGKAGFLANIEEPFSPDGYYNEGPYYQRYAMYPFLIFAEGLHNMKPELKIFEYKDGVLLKSIHALLNLSDADGDFFPLNDGQKGMSYYNDALVTAVDISYHFGTQDPGLLSIATEQNKVLLDDSGLAVALGIKNGKAKPFDKKSINLSDGPNGTQGGVAILRNEDIELVFKYAAQGSSHGHYDKLSYSLYEKGEEILQDYGLARFVNIEQKGGGNYLKENKTWAKQTIAHNTVTQNETSHFNAKYEIGSKHHSVLNYFSSENENVQVASAKESNAYPGTEMLRTMAIIKDEDFEKPYMLDIMKVTSDKANQYDFPYYFLGQVIQTNFDYKTPKTLNPLGTKNGYQHLFVEGTAKASSDNSKLSWLNKGKFYTLTSVTNTTDELLFTRIGANDPEFNLRREAAFMLRRKNAKNTIFVSAIESHGSYSPVTESAVNSNSSIAALKVVLDTEAYTAIQITNIKGNTKLFITANTNASKEVKHKVKINDKNYEWSGSYYFK, from the coding sequence ATGAAAAATCAATTCTCTTTTTACTTTGTTTTAGCCTTTGTTTTATGCTTGTCGTTTTCATGCAAGAAAGAGAACACGTCTGTATCCAATGCGGAAACAACAATACCTAGTGCAGAAGCACATCCAAATCTAATTTTAACTGCACAAGGCGTTACAGACATTAGAGCGCAACTGGGTAATATTCCAATTTTTGACAATACGCTAAAAGCAGTTCAAGAGGAAATAGATGCAGAAATTGCATTAGGAATAGAAACACCAATACCAGTAGATTATTCTGGTGGTTACACACATGTACGCCATAAACGCAACATGATTGTTTTGCAAAAAGCAGGTGTTTTGTATCAAATTTTAGACGACGAAAAATATGCTAAATACGTAAAAGACATGTTGATGGAATACGAAGCGATGTACAAAACATTACCATTGCATCCAAAAACAAGATCGTATGCAAGAGGTAAATTATTCTGGCAATGTCTAAATGATGCTAATTGGTTGGTATATGTAAGTCAGGCTTACGATTGTATTTATAATTATTTATCTGAAGAAGAACGCAACAAATTAGAAACCAATTTATTTAAACCATTTGCAGATCACATTTCTATAGACAGTCCGCAATTTTACCAAAGAGTACACAACCATAGTACTTGGGGAAATGCAGCTGTTGGCATGATTGGTTTAGTAATGAACGACCAAGAATTAATTGATCGTGCTTTATACGGAATTAAAGATTTAAAACTAAATACGAATGAAAAAGATGACGATGGTGGTTTTTTAAATAAAGATGGAAAAGCTGGCTTTCTAGCGAATATTGAAGAACCTTTTTCTCCAGATGGTTATTATAACGAAGGACCATATTACCAACGTTATGCGATGTATCCTTTTTTAATTTTTGCGGAAGGCTTACATAACATGAAACCAGAATTGAAGATTTTTGAATATAAAGATGGAGTATTACTAAAATCGATACATGCTTTATTGAATCTATCGGATGCAGATGGTGATTTTTTCCCACTTAACGATGGTCAAAAAGGAATGTCCTATTATAACGATGCTTTGGTTACTGCTGTAGATATTTCTTATCATTTCGGAACACAAGATCCAGGATTATTAAGTATCGCAACAGAGCAAAACAAAGTATTATTAGACGATTCTGGTTTGGCAGTAGCACTTGGTATCAAAAACGGGAAAGCAAAACCATTCGATAAAAAATCAATTAATTTATCTGATGGACCAAATGGAACACAAGGCGGAGTTGCTATTTTAAGAAATGAAGATATCGAATTGGTCTTTAAGTATGCTGCGCAAGGCTCTAGTCATGGTCATTATGATAAGTTGTCGTATTCTTTATACGAAAAAGGCGAAGAAATTCTTCAAGATTACGGTTTAGCGCGTTTTGTAAATATCGAACAAAAAGGCGGTGGAAATTACCTAAAGGAAAACAAGACTTGGGCAAAACAAACCATTGCACATAATACGGTAACACAAAATGAAACTTCTCATTTTAATGCGAAGTATGAAATAGGAAGTAAACATCATTCGGTACTAAACTATTTTTCTTCAGAAAATGAAAACGTACAAGTAGCAAGTGCCAAGGAAAGTAATGCATATCCTGGAACAGAGATGCTTCGTACCATGGCAATTATAAAAGATGAAGATTTTGAAAAGCCATATATGTTAGATATCATGAAGGTGACTTCAGATAAAGCAAATCAATATGATTTTCCGTATTACTTTTTAGGACAAGTAATTCAAACAAATTTTGACTACAAAACACCTAAGACATTAAATCCTTTAGGAACAAAAAATGGATATCAACATCTATTTGTAGAAGGAACAGCAAAAGCGTCTAGTGACAATAGCAAACTATCCTGGTTAAACAAAGGGAAGTTTTACACCTTAACGTCTGTAACCAATACTACCGATGAGTTACTATTTACAAGAATTGGAGCAAACGATCCTGAATTTAATTTAAGACGAGAAGCAGCTTTCATGCTAAGACGAAAAAATGCTAAAAACACTATTTTTGTATCGGCAATTGAATCCCATGGAAGTTACAGTCCGGTGACAGAATCTGCAGTAAACTCCAACAGTAGCATCGCAGCATTAAAAGTGGTTTTAGATACAGAAGCGTATACCGCAATACAAATCACCAATATAAAAGGGAACACCAAACTGTTTATAACAGCAAACACAAATGCTTCAAAAGAAGTGAAACATAAAGTAAAAATTAACGATAAGAATTACGAGTGGTCAGGTTCTTATTATTTCAAATAA
- a CDS encoding SDR family NAD(P)-dependent oxidoreductase, whose amino-acid sequence MTNNKLTGKNILITAGAQGIGESITRHFIDSGSNVAIHYFSSADTANELVAYAHSKGVKAVAISGDLTKEADANAMVEKTVEAFGGLDILINNAGSLVARKMLNEMETEFWHKVMDINLTSMMFVTRAAAPYLAKQDNSSIVNLASLAGRKGGHPGSLVYSTSKGAILTFTRALSTELGAQGTRVNAVSPGLILGTSFHNTHTTKESAAATTAGIPIQRAGNAADVARAVLYLASEYDGFITGATLDINGGVYNM is encoded by the coding sequence ATGACAAATAATAAATTAACAGGAAAAAACATACTAATCACAGCAGGTGCTCAAGGAATTGGAGAATCTATCACTAGACATTTTATAGATAGTGGTTCTAATGTTGCTATCCACTATTTTTCTAGTGCAGATACTGCGAATGAATTAGTAGCGTACGCCCATAGTAAAGGTGTAAAAGCAGTTGCTATATCTGGTGACTTAACAAAAGAAGCCGATGCAAATGCCATGGTAGAAAAGACAGTAGAAGCATTTGGAGGTTTAGACATCCTTATCAATAACGCAGGTTCTTTGGTTGCACGAAAAATGCTAAACGAAATGGAAACGGAATTCTGGCATAAAGTAATGGACATTAACCTTACTTCGATGATGTTTGTTACACGAGCAGCAGCTCCGTATTTAGCAAAGCAGGATAATAGTAGCATTGTTAATTTAGCATCCCTTGCAGGACGTAAAGGTGGTCATCCAGGATCTTTAGTGTACTCCACGAGTAAAGGTGCCATCTTAACATTCACACGTGCGTTGTCTACAGAATTAGGTGCACAAGGTACTCGAGTGAACGCGGTTTCTCCAGGTCTTATTCTTGGAACATCCTTTCACAATACACATACCACAAAAGAATCTGCAGCTGCAACAACTGCAGGGATACCAATACAACGAGCAGGTAATGCTGCCGATGTAGCTCGAGCGGTTTTATATTTAGCCTCAGAATACGATGGCTTTATTACAGGAGCTACACTTGATATTAATGGTGGTGTATATAATATGTAG
- a CDS encoding polysaccharide lyase family 7 protein → MNKKTTTIALCILCAIFTLNSCKNTDKKGEVKTEEKEIEKTVYASDVIPFFDDWKLVLGNGVNVGIANNFEDKDFFYTANDSDGDWVVFKAPNAGSTHGTSNNTRTELAQTKKWYPETANDKLTATLKVMNVSATGDARVAASHAVVVGQIHSADKHENEPLKIFYKKFPGHTKGSVFWHYEINTEGDDNSGRWDYSSAVWGDDFSVVGETADTYPEEPKDGIALGETFSYEVLVKDGIMTLNFTSEGHETKTFTKNLLVSEYTTKADIPEQTQKLFIPIGQDGVERKDAYAGEGCFFKLGAYNQTNGKSPEVNKNWCSGAETHGGDIAKQYADGNYAEVWFKTGSISVSENAVSNDGYFNKNDKVK, encoded by the coding sequence ATGAATAAAAAAACCACCACAATAGCACTTTGTATTTTATGTGCAATTTTCACCCTGAATAGCTGTAAGAATACAGATAAAAAAGGAGAGGTAAAAACCGAAGAAAAAGAGATTGAAAAAACAGTATATGCAAGTGATGTTATTCCGTTTTTCGATGATTGGAAATTAGTTTTAGGAAATGGAGTTAATGTTGGAATTGCAAATAATTTTGAAGACAAAGACTTCTTTTACACTGCAAACGACAGTGATGGGGATTGGGTAGTTTTCAAAGCACCAAATGCAGGAAGCACCCACGGAACTTCAAATAATACAAGAACCGAATTGGCACAAACCAAAAAATGGTATCCAGAAACGGCAAATGACAAATTAACCGCAACACTTAAAGTGATGAATGTATCTGCAACTGGAGATGCAAGAGTAGCTGCTTCCCATGCTGTAGTTGTTGGTCAAATTCATAGTGCAGATAAACATGAAAACGAACCGCTTAAAATATTTTACAAAAAATTCCCAGGACACACCAAAGGTTCTGTTTTTTGGCATTATGAAATAAATACGGAAGGCGATGATAATTCTGGAAGATGGGATTATTCTTCCGCTGTTTGGGGTGATGATTTTTCTGTAGTTGGTGAAACCGCAGATACGTATCCTGAAGAGCCTAAAGATGGTATTGCTCTTGGCGAAACATTCAGCTATGAAGTACTAGTTAAAGACGGTATCATGACCTTAAATTTCACAAGTGAAGGACATGAAACAAAAACGTTTACAAAAAACTTATTAGTATCTGAATACACAACAAAAGCAGATATCCCAGAACAAACACAAAAATTATTTATACCAATTGGTCAAGATGGTGTGGAGCGAAAAGATGCTTACGCTGGTGAAGGTTGTTTTTTCAAATTAGGTGCGTATAACCAAACCAACGGAAAATCTCCAGAGGTAAATAAAAACTGGTGTTCTGGTGCAGAAACACATGGTGGCGATATTGCAAAACAATATGCAGACGGAAACTATGCGGAAGTATGGTTTAAAACAGGAAGTATTTCGGTAAGTGAAAATGCGGTATCTAACGATGGCTATTTCAATAAAAATGACAAAGTAAAATAA